DNA from Balneolaceae bacterium:
GGGGTCGAATGTGTTGCCGGTGTCCTTCAGGGAGATCCAGAACTCGCTGGTGTTGTAGCCCAGCTCGATGTCGACGGACATCCGTTCATCGTTCTTGTAGGCATGCTTGATAATGTTGGTGTAGGCTTCGTCAACCGCAAGGCGGATGTCCGCAACATCCTGCTTCTTGAATCCGAAATCGGAAGCATGCCGGGCCACAAAATCACGCACCCGTGCCAGGTGCTCCGTTGAGGCCTTTACCGTGATGCTATGTTTGGTTATCCGGTCAGACAAGGTCGGGCCCGCTTACGTTTACATCATTTTCGAACTTTTCTATAGCCTGTTCCTCGTCCTCCAGGATGTCGTAGAGGGTGGGGAAACCGAGCAGATCAAAAACGTTGTACACGTTTTCGTTCATGTTGGTCAGCTTGATATCTCCCCCCAGGCTGCGCACGTCTTCAATATAGGCCATGAACACACCCAGCCCTGCGCTGGCGATATAGTCGAGGTGCTTGCAGTTGACAATAATCTGGTGTTTGTCTCCGTCGATCAACGACTTGAGGGAATTTTCGAGCTGGGAGGCGGTATGCGCATCAAGTTCCCCGCTTATCTCCAGGACGTCGAAAGTCTCTGTTTCCCGGTGGTTGATTTTAAAGTTCTTCATTGCTGCGGATTTGATGATGGTATGCGGTTCCTTGCTGTAAACAAGTCATAAACATAACAAAATTTGCGAACAAGGCACGCAAAAATGCCGTGGCTGAAGTTGTAAGGGCCGTTGATGTTACCCCGCTGATGGTTCGGCCGGGGAGTGCCGGGCGGGGGAACGTATGGCCTACGGGAAGAGGGGGGGATAAGATTCAAAAAAAGAGGACCTCACACGTATCAGGTGTGAGGTCCTGACTATTCATCAAGAGAGACGCTACTTGAGCGCACTGAAAAGTACATAATTACCTAGGTATAAAACAAATAATTCAACAAATTAATGTTATTTAACATGTATATGGGCAGGAATCACAGCCTGGGCGTGCGGGAGGGGCTATCTGCCGGACGGCGACTCCATCGAGAAGGGGGCGCAGGAAATCGACGGTATCGCCGGTGAGGCGCTCCACCGCACCCGACAACAGTCCGCTGCAGATCACGTGGGTGCCCGCTTCGGGATAGGTCTCCAGTCGAAGCTGTCCGGCCGGAGTGCTCAGGCCCTCGGTCATCCGGCCGATGGCGGGTACGGATACCACCCGGTCATCCGGCCACCAGCCTGCAAAGAGGGGCTGGGTGACGCGGGACCAGCGCGCGGGCGTCATGGTGCGCTCCACCAGGGCGCCCAGGGCGAGCAGTCCCTGCAGGGCGTAGGTCGAGTGCCATCTTTCGCTCTCCCGGCCGGAGGATGTGCGGGAGTGCAGCAGGAAGCGCCGTCCCGGAATGCGGGCCATAAACCCGCGAATACGTCCGCTTTTCAGCAGGCGAGAGCGAAGCCCGTGAAAGTCAACGAGGGGGGCGTAGAGTACCAGGGCGCGTATGCTTTGGCGGTAGGCCTCCCGGCCCGCAAGCTCGAGGGCCAGGGTGGCGCCCGTGGAGGTACCCATAAGCACCACCCTTTCACCAAGGCGCAGGCCAATTTCCAGGGCGATCTGAGCGGACTTCGTAAGGTCTTCGGCCTGAAGTCCGGCAAGGGGA
Protein-coding regions in this window:
- a CDS encoding ATP-binding protein, giving the protein MSDRITKHSITVKASTEHLARVRDFVARHASDFGFKKQDVADIRLAVDEAYTNIIKHAYKNDERMSVDIELGYNTSEFWISLKDTGNTFDPRNYSKPDVQKKIKEKKRGGVGVYLIRKLMDDVEYNQKSGINEIRMTKKR
- a CDS encoding STAS domain-containing protein codes for the protein MKNFKINHRETETFDVLEISGELDAHTASQLENSLKSLIDGDKHQIIVNCKHLDYIASAGLGVFMAYIEDVRSLGGDIKLTNMNENVYNVFDLLGFPTLYDILEDEEQAIEKFENDVNVSGPDLV
- a CDS encoding alpha/beta hydrolase; the protein is MKDSAREPEAASYGPPPGKHAPLPAWVYLHGFKASPREGDPVHLSVARRLGCNLLLGRLTQHGLDRERPLAGLQAEDLTKSAQIALEIGLRLGERVVLMGTSTGATLALELAGREAYRQSIRALVLYAPLVDFHGLRSRLLKSGRIRGFMARIPGRRFLLHSRTSSGRESERWHSTYALQGLLALGALVERTMTPARWSRVTQPLFAGWWPDDRVVSVPAIGRMTEGLSTPAGQLRLETYPEAGTHVICSGLLSGAVERLTGDTVDFLRPLLDGVAVRQIAPPARPGCDSCPYTC